One window from the genome of Pseudobacteriovorax antillogorgiicola encodes:
- a CDS encoding S8 family serine peptidase, with amino-acid sequence MRKLTIQSLVLGASLSLLAPMQGCQNSSSKQGKAQLPNVAIDSGDITINDDQAIIELDSGDFLNVTVVDGISYIPVAVALDQGDFAQLRTRLKNYSADQRQSYLRSELSSVVKVLDDELGVLSSRQYPKLGYFVAYVAVDKYNKMGEIDFPYNIVANPVASNRIEAHTYAESTSVDPRDLSNGYSPLEEMGIQKFEELIANELGVTPSGERVKIGIIDSGITINHKTFNNQAGDSRISYIDDFTGEGYIYFHPQAKFTVTIGSEDNTLVVEAEALQKTVGTSLPDPAKRDSINITLKVKRNSDLWNVLTTPNSGAKLGFLTESSYARTRTGVPVVDINNDGLTDSNFATIFVPGTDSVAGGTLYFSQAANDFTKSSPLRDWNQSRETVQIAAETLGFTFGTTEVGTTSLIYAKPVGIDGNGHGTHVAGIAAGQKLFSNDSDEQPLVRGVAPSADILFGRVCLAARGCVDATEAMAQLALRGAKVVNLSLGYLSENNDGFDVGSLMADRLTEVMGTLYVRSAGNEGPGVNTIGNSATSRRVLAVGATSSNKMANSLYRVEGAIDPKFEDPSNPLWDSFVTDFSSRGPTAAGGFKPDVVGPGILLSAQPLNHQPGSFAGADVLQGTSMSSPAVAGAIAMLLDAALLYNEKNPDRPLPHDPITLKKVLMASALPFNVTSFHPGGVEASTSGKYTWVDQGRGMVDLPSAWAALKLERDQQPMAAVSLDGKPVNLDYEVRILRENPNGQDFSGEVDDGDTKGKRYGRGIWFKYDEPLRRVDVQVTRRLPQTLSDHDKYGELLAELRQSADRFKLTTEIHGSHVNWLRVGTNGTITCLDSEVSDQLLLVGEGAIELPNGDSIAPTHSELYVCIDSSKLATLSPGDHGAIISAYRVDRNDQVEANPSFEIPVYLTVPHKTLSGSTAYAINDDVRGLDVDKHYIEIPEGTSSVTITLEVPEITTDSVTADQCAIVLATVYEGTPVATTPRADWDRSAPFALNCSLDGTLRKINQANGKTSFTRLNPKPGIWNVIIAGYQSIVNSKYKLTVDFAQGKLDSDVIELTSTALSKDLSLRLSGSDPMIDTDKSSFYLKNFTKRLEQAAEAKEVTVPLLGEEFVTFDASIQMLEISTALSDDADPKTDLDILLLECISQDSATCRAVASSAGADSNEQFVADVEVGKYYQLKVDGYTVPKVGDLYTIDMKLYGKPEPQALNVGDFVDSTYNLGITVDPSSPYLASPYFLDLGLDVEGQIDLVNSKGQMLMSIYPVKVLATPSSN; translated from the coding sequence TTGAGAAAGCTTACGATTCAAAGCTTAGTGTTAGGGGCGTCTTTATCGCTACTTGCACCCATGCAGGGTTGCCAAAACTCCTCTTCAAAGCAGGGTAAGGCTCAATTGCCTAACGTTGCGATCGACTCAGGTGATATTACGATCAATGATGATCAAGCTATCATCGAACTTGACTCCGGTGACTTCTTAAATGTGACTGTGGTGGATGGGATTTCCTACATTCCGGTGGCAGTTGCCTTAGATCAAGGAGACTTTGCTCAACTTCGCACCCGGTTGAAGAACTACAGTGCCGATCAACGACAAAGCTATTTGCGAAGCGAGCTATCGTCTGTTGTTAAAGTACTCGATGACGAACTTGGAGTGCTCAGTTCCAGACAGTATCCGAAGCTTGGATACTTTGTTGCCTACGTTGCCGTTGATAAGTACAACAAGATGGGCGAGATTGATTTCCCCTACAATATCGTAGCAAATCCTGTCGCCAGTAACCGCATAGAGGCACATACCTACGCTGAGTCTACATCTGTGGACCCCCGAGATCTTAGTAATGGATATAGTCCACTTGAAGAGATGGGCATTCAGAAGTTTGAAGAGCTTATTGCCAACGAGCTTGGTGTGACTCCTAGTGGGGAAAGAGTCAAAATTGGTATTATCGACTCCGGAATCACTATCAATCACAAGACCTTTAATAACCAAGCTGGTGACTCACGAATCTCTTATATCGACGATTTTACTGGCGAAGGTTACATCTATTTTCACCCGCAAGCTAAGTTCACCGTCACCATTGGCAGTGAAGATAATACTTTGGTGGTGGAAGCGGAAGCACTTCAAAAAACAGTTGGCACAAGCCTTCCTGATCCAGCTAAACGTGACTCCATTAATATCACTCTTAAGGTTAAGAGAAACTCAGATCTTTGGAATGTGCTAACAACTCCAAATTCGGGTGCGAAACTTGGATTCTTAACGGAATCGTCCTATGCCCGCACTAGAACCGGAGTTCCTGTGGTGGACATCAATAATGATGGTCTGACAGACTCAAATTTCGCGACTATCTTCGTCCCAGGAACTGACAGCGTAGCTGGTGGCACACTCTACTTCTCGCAGGCTGCCAACGATTTTACTAAATCTTCACCTCTGAGAGACTGGAACCAGAGTCGCGAGACGGTTCAGATTGCAGCTGAAACACTAGGGTTTACCTTCGGCACTACGGAAGTAGGTACTACATCACTCATCTACGCCAAACCTGTAGGTATCGATGGCAATGGCCATGGCACACACGTAGCAGGCATTGCAGCAGGTCAGAAACTGTTCAGTAACGATAGCGACGAGCAACCATTGGTTAGAGGGGTCGCACCGTCCGCCGATATTTTATTTGGCCGCGTTTGTCTTGCTGCACGGGGCTGTGTCGATGCCACAGAAGCCATGGCGCAACTAGCCCTCCGCGGTGCAAAGGTCGTCAATCTCTCGTTGGGCTACCTCAGTGAAAACAATGATGGCTTCGATGTTGGATCTTTGATGGCCGATCGATTGACTGAAGTTATGGGTACCCTTTACGTCCGATCAGCCGGCAACGAAGGTCCTGGTGTGAATACCATTGGCAACTCAGCAACATCCCGACGGGTACTAGCTGTGGGTGCAACTAGCTCCAATAAGATGGCAAACAGTCTCTACCGAGTTGAAGGTGCTATCGATCCAAAATTTGAAGATCCAAGCAACCCCCTTTGGGATTCCTTCGTTACTGATTTTAGCTCTCGTGGCCCCACTGCGGCTGGTGGATTTAAGCCGGATGTTGTTGGCCCAGGTATTCTGCTCAGTGCACAACCATTGAATCATCAACCTGGTTCGTTTGCCGGTGCCGATGTCCTCCAGGGAACATCCATGTCGTCACCTGCGGTAGCCGGTGCCATTGCCATGTTACTTGATGCGGCCCTTCTGTATAATGAGAAGAATCCCGATCGACCGCTTCCTCACGATCCCATCACCCTTAAAAAAGTACTTATGGCATCAGCACTGCCATTCAACGTCACAAGCTTTCACCCCGGTGGAGTTGAAGCTTCCACCAGCGGAAAGTATACTTGGGTAGACCAAGGACGAGGTATGGTCGATCTTCCCTCAGCTTGGGCAGCGCTTAAGCTTGAACGAGATCAACAGCCTATGGCGGCAGTAAGTTTGGATGGAAAACCTGTAAATCTCGACTACGAAGTACGAATCCTTAGAGAAAATCCCAACGGTCAAGACTTCTCCGGCGAAGTTGATGATGGCGATACTAAAGGCAAACGCTATGGACGCGGAATCTGGTTTAAGTATGACGAACCACTTCGTCGGGTAGATGTTCAGGTTACCCGCCGGTTACCACAAACCCTAAGCGATCACGACAAGTATGGTGAATTGCTCGCTGAGCTTCGTCAATCTGCTGACCGTTTCAAGTTGACAACGGAAATACATGGATCTCACGTCAACTGGTTACGGGTGGGAACTAACGGAACGATCACCTGCTTAGATTCAGAAGTTTCAGACCAATTGCTCCTCGTAGGCGAAGGTGCTATCGAGCTCCCTAATGGTGATTCTATCGCGCCGACTCATAGCGAACTGTATGTTTGCATCGATTCCAGCAAACTCGCCACACTATCCCCAGGTGATCATGGTGCCATCATCTCTGCCTACCGAGTTGATCGCAACGATCAGGTTGAAGCTAACCCATCATTTGAGATTCCTGTTTATCTCACAGTGCCTCATAAGACTCTTTCTGGCTCAACCGCTTATGCGATCAATGATGACGTTCGTGGTCTTGATGTCGATAAACACTATATTGAGATTCCAGAAGGTACTTCATCTGTAACAATCACTCTGGAAGTTCCAGAAATTACCACAGATTCTGTGACAGCTGATCAGTGTGCCATCGTTCTAGCTACCGTCTATGAGGGAACTCCAGTAGCAACAACTCCAAGGGCTGACTGGGATCGCTCAGCACCTTTTGCTCTCAACTGCTCGTTGGATGGAACTCTTAGAAAAATCAATCAGGCGAATGGCAAAACTTCATTCACTCGCCTCAACCCTAAACCTGGTATTTGGAATGTGATCATCGCTGGCTACCAATCAATCGTTAATAGCAAATACAAGCTAACTGTTGATTTTGCTCAAGGCAAGCTTGACAGTGACGTGATTGAACTCACAAGCACGGCTTTGTCCAAGGATTTATCTTTACGTCTAAGTGGGTCTGACCCAATGATTGATACGGATAAGTCTTCTTTCTATCTGAAGAACTTTACCAAACGTCTTGAGCAAGCCGCTGAGGCAAAGGAAGTCACTGTGCCTCTTCTTGGTGAAGAGTTTGTCACCTTCGATGCCTCGATTCAAATGCTAGAAATCAGCACGGCCCTTTCCGATGATGCTGATCCTAAAACTGACTTAGATATTCTACTTTTAGAGTGTATAAGCCAAGATTCTGCGACCTGCCGGGCTGTTGCATCGAGTGCTGGTGCAGATTCTAACGAACAGTTTGTTGCTGATGTAGAGGTAGGTAAATATTATCAACTTAAAGTCGACGGCTATACCGTTCCTAAAGTTGGCGATCTTTACACCATCGACATGAAATTATACGGCAAACCTGAGCCACAGGCTCTTAATGTAGGCGACTTTGTAGACTCGACCTACAACTTAGGCATCACAGTCGATCCAAGCTCTCCTTATCTCGCAAGCCCCTATTTCCTAGATCTAGGACTTGATGTTGAAGGGCAGATCGATCTTGTCAATAGTAAGGGGCAAATGCTTATGTCCATTTACCCTGTAAAAGTCCTAGCGACACCTAGTAGTAACTAG
- a CDS encoding TonB-dependent receptor plug domain-containing protein: protein MMLRYMFLLVSYFASSFAIADDNAGDIMDFSIEQLLDAKVTNPASLTRLHLDELPASMTTIREQDIAITPARNILDLIEIYVPGAIWMNYEEGPLIGIRGSMINRNSRYLLLINSRSMNAKGLAGAKSEIEMWSLEDIQRIEIIRGPGSVVYGAGAVAGIINITTHNGTSCPHGKASINYITEYQSSGASIKKLYPWGK, encoded by the coding sequence ATGATGCTTCGGTACATGTTCTTGCTAGTGTCTTACTTTGCTTCATCGTTTGCGATTGCTGACGACAACGCTGGTGATATTATGGACTTTAGTATCGAACAATTGCTTGATGCAAAGGTGACAAACCCAGCCTCACTCACTAGGCTCCACCTTGACGAGCTTCCTGCATCGATGACAACAATCCGAGAGCAAGACATCGCAATCACACCGGCTCGGAATATTCTAGACCTTATCGAGATCTATGTGCCGGGCGCGATCTGGATGAATTACGAAGAGGGGCCTCTTATAGGAATTCGAGGTAGCATGATCAATCGAAATTCTCGCTACCTACTTTTGATCAATAGTCGCTCTATGAATGCTAAGGGGCTAGCTGGGGCTAAGTCCGAAATAGAAATGTGGAGCTTAGAAGATATCCAGCGGATCGAAATCATTAGAGGGCCAGGATCCGTTGTATATGGAGCTGGCGCCGTAGCTGGAATTATCAATATTACCACACATAACGGCACGAGCTGCCCCCATGGCAAAGCTAGCATAAACTACATCACAGAATATCAATCCTCTGGGGCGAGCATTAAAAAACTCTACCCTTGGGGCAAATAA
- a CDS encoding AAA family ATPase, with protein MDTQILGFELKEKIYSSNRTKVYRAIRESDQLPVILKVPVSETPTLQEYSHYQNEIKMLSHLDLKGVIKIISLEVYKKTFAIVEKDIGGESLEGILGDKPLDVSRFLMVAIKVAEGLGNLHENGIIHKDINPSNIIFNEETGELEITDFGISTMLSRETQEIKNPEFLEGTIAYMSPEQTGRVNRAIDYRTDFYSLGASYYEILTGQAPFVKKSARELVSLHISERPKNPVEILPTVPPVIGKIILKLLEKNPDDRYQSTTGLKFDLTRCLEEYAQSGIISDFSIGTKDISSKFTISQKLYGRDKEIETLLKGYDRVCNGFSAVILVAGHSGIGKSVLVKEIYKSVSESNGYFISGKFDQFRHDIPYASLSQAFKDLVLQLLSEHQDLLDTWKQKIAHALGRNAQVIVDILPELELIIGKQQPVPELAPAENQNRLNIVFNKFVRVFAKEEHPLVIFLDDLQWSDLPTLDLILNLMTNHENHHILIVGTYRSNEVSISHPLMIKIDSMINLGASVRTIDLAELSKTDVRQLVSDTLHTDGEEIDRLADLLMTKTHGNPFFITQLFKSLYQDHLISFDFTSGRWVWNFEEIAKVDITENVVQLMTDEIKKLGPNSQAVLKIAACIGNTFEIEDLSSIYGKPKTDSIMDLWEPLKDGLIILGGGYYRFLHDRVHQAVYELVGDKCFEIHLMIARLKSKEFRNTQCEDLLFDIVSHYNKAIELIKTSDEKKVVANFNIMAGIKAKHSGAYQPAVSYLEYAAKLLPADIWQNDYSLGFSQGSEHLECSYLSGNFEEGESLFFQLIEQASSDLDKAKLASLRLQAYTQLAKYEECIDIGIGILNELGMKLKKNPSPIPVLQELLNVKIILAGKKASDLLELPEMTNPTKKMILKIMIQMCPGAYLSTQENMLPLLILKSVALSARHGNIAETTYAYSGYGLILAGVLKSYQEAYEFGNMALTLNEKLRDISYLSSTCMVYASFTVHWVKHLRELLPIFDRGYEAGIESGDLAYAGYCLNRKSWAMLCKGDSLAEVLEITHKQVDFMEKSQDTNFLDDGVIKIQFCKALMGKTSDLTSLSDEGFDETDIERFTTLVNCDFHILKGLLFFLFGTPDRGIDHSGQAGSQSDAMIALDVVSLHNFLHGLLAAQMYDSCDSSLEKMKYRWILNSSIKKISGYSKACSENQKHRLSILQAEKARISHQFRVAETLYEQAIDEALEQGFIHNAAISCELAGKYYKVSGRKRISAIFIKESQYLYGKWGATAKVEHLNQTYSDILSHSPTTLSNTAMPSLKDTNAIEASSIDMSTIVDASRALSQEFVLHNLIRKVMKIVQENAGAEKAMLLLSGSDNKELFVEAKYQNNEDLKILDSQPLDQSKDLAQAIVQYVARCRETLILSNATKEGRFVNDSYLQEHQTKSVFCIPIVNQGNLIGILYLENNLMADAFTDSRVETLSLICSQIAISIENTRLYNDLEERIKARTEEVLEKSRDIRSILENIDQGILTFGRDLMINNEYSKYLESIFPGSEIVSRNVLDLLFKDSTVSDDIISQTKSAIKGTIGSDLFAFDINSHILPRKIIKNVNDITEILELDWRPITNKHDCIEKIMLVIRDITEIQVLKEKAKDQSEELEIIGQILNLKAERFDSFCENSSRIVDECRSDVISKSTPDHQLVESVLRSIHTIKGNARMLNLSHISETIHVVEEHYQSSKKKALSMLLSDLELVDNWIQNYRRIAKEKIAVFRKEAPGDQLAALIDEEVRKLSASFNSIESKAQAFERISSLRQEQLGQSFKSKLIDMISSLPDIAKELAKEPPSVNLDIDENIMLDSQSQNLLADVMMHCFRNSLDHGIETKDERRAQGKCPQGSIEIKVSNKSDCIEITFQDDGRGLHLGQLRKTGERVGLNASDLADEDIAALIFRSGISTAKQITNISGRGVGLDAVKHFLVSNHGDINICFTDDEVASGFRSFKFVIHLPKTFGKKISLPSTA; from the coding sequence ATGGATACCCAAATACTTGGTTTTGAGTTGAAAGAAAAAATCTACAGCAGTAATCGTACCAAGGTTTACCGGGCCATTAGAGAATCGGATCAGCTACCCGTTATCCTTAAAGTCCCTGTGAGTGAAACGCCAACACTTCAGGAATATTCCCATTATCAAAACGAGATTAAGATGCTCTCTCATCTTGATCTTAAAGGTGTTATCAAAATCATTTCCTTGGAAGTGTACAAAAAAACTTTTGCGATTGTGGAAAAGGATATTGGAGGAGAATCCCTTGAGGGAATCTTGGGCGACAAGCCCTTGGATGTTTCAAGGTTCTTGATGGTAGCCATTAAGGTCGCCGAGGGGCTTGGTAATCTTCATGAAAATGGCATCATTCACAAAGATATCAATCCATCTAATATTATTTTCAACGAAGAAACTGGTGAGCTAGAAATTACAGATTTCGGAATCAGCACAATGCTCTCTCGCGAGACTCAGGAGATCAAGAATCCCGAGTTTTTAGAAGGGACAATCGCCTATATGTCGCCAGAGCAGACGGGGCGTGTAAATCGAGCCATCGACTATCGAACGGACTTCTACTCCCTCGGAGCCAGCTATTATGAAATCTTGACTGGACAAGCTCCCTTTGTGAAAAAGAGTGCAAGAGAGCTAGTAAGTCTTCATATTTCCGAGCGGCCCAAGAACCCAGTCGAGATATTGCCAACAGTTCCGCCTGTAATCGGAAAGATTATATTGAAGCTTCTGGAAAAAAATCCAGATGATCGCTACCAAAGCACCACGGGTCTTAAGTTCGACTTGACCAGGTGCTTGGAGGAGTATGCTCAAAGCGGGATAATCTCGGACTTCAGTATTGGTACAAAAGATATTTCTAGCAAGTTTACCATTTCCCAAAAGCTATATGGTCGTGATAAGGAGATCGAGACCTTGCTCAAAGGATATGATAGAGTATGCAACGGCTTTTCCGCGGTGATTCTAGTAGCCGGTCACTCAGGAATTGGAAAGTCTGTCCTGGTGAAGGAAATCTATAAATCAGTGAGTGAAAGTAATGGCTACTTCATTTCTGGAAAGTTTGATCAGTTCAGGCACGATATTCCCTACGCTTCGCTATCGCAGGCTTTCAAAGATCTTGTGCTCCAATTGCTTAGTGAGCATCAAGACCTCCTCGATACCTGGAAGCAAAAGATTGCCCACGCCTTGGGTAGAAATGCTCAGGTTATCGTAGATATTCTTCCTGAGCTGGAACTCATTATAGGCAAGCAACAGCCAGTGCCAGAGCTAGCTCCGGCAGAGAACCAAAACAGGCTCAACATTGTATTCAATAAATTTGTTCGAGTATTTGCTAAAGAAGAGCACCCTCTCGTGATATTTCTAGATGATTTGCAGTGGTCTGATCTTCCAACACTGGACCTAATTTTGAACTTGATGACAAACCATGAGAACCATCATATTTTGATCGTGGGAACCTATCGAAGCAATGAAGTTAGTATTTCTCATCCCCTGATGATTAAAATTGATAGCATGATCAACTTAGGTGCTTCAGTTCGAACTATCGATCTAGCCGAGTTATCAAAAACAGATGTCAGGCAGTTAGTCTCAGATACCCTTCATACAGATGGTGAGGAGATTGATAGGCTCGCCGATCTTCTTATGACTAAGACCCATGGCAACCCGTTTTTTATCACTCAACTATTTAAAAGCCTATATCAAGATCATTTGATCAGTTTTGACTTCACGAGTGGCAGATGGGTATGGAACTTTGAGGAGATCGCGAAAGTTGACATTACTGAAAATGTTGTTCAATTGATGACCGACGAGATCAAGAAGCTAGGTCCCAACTCACAAGCAGTTCTAAAGATAGCTGCATGCATTGGCAATACATTCGAGATCGAAGACCTTAGTTCAATCTATGGAAAACCCAAGACAGATTCTATTATGGATCTTTGGGAGCCTCTCAAGGACGGCCTAATTATACTAGGCGGTGGCTACTATAGATTCCTCCACGATAGAGTTCACCAGGCTGTATATGAGCTTGTTGGCGATAAATGCTTTGAAATCCATCTGATGATCGCTCGACTAAAGAGCAAAGAGTTTAGAAATACGCAGTGTGAGGATCTTCTATTTGATATAGTAAGTCACTATAACAAGGCAATTGAACTGATTAAAACATCAGACGAGAAGAAGGTAGTGGCAAATTTCAATATTATGGCAGGAATCAAAGCCAAGCATTCGGGGGCTTACCAACCTGCAGTTAGCTACTTAGAGTATGCTGCGAAGCTGCTTCCTGCTGACATTTGGCAGAACGACTACAGCCTAGGGTTTAGCCAAGGAAGTGAACATCTGGAGTGTTCTTATCTATCAGGAAATTTTGAGGAAGGAGAATCGCTGTTTTTCCAGTTGATCGAGCAAGCGAGTTCTGACCTTGATAAGGCGAAATTGGCTTCACTAAGGCTTCAAGCCTATACCCAGCTTGCGAAGTATGAAGAGTGTATCGATATTGGTATTGGGATACTTAATGAACTAGGTATGAAACTTAAGAAGAACCCAAGCCCAATTCCCGTTCTGCAAGAGCTACTAAACGTAAAGATTATTCTTGCAGGGAAGAAAGCTTCCGACCTGCTAGAGCTTCCAGAGATGACAAATCCCACAAAGAAGATGATTCTTAAAATCATGATTCAGATGTGCCCCGGAGCCTACCTGAGTACTCAAGAAAATATGCTGCCACTGCTAATCCTAAAGTCCGTTGCACTTTCTGCAAGACATGGAAACATTGCTGAAACGACTTACGCTTACTCTGGCTATGGCCTCATACTAGCTGGAGTTTTGAAGTCATATCAAGAAGCCTATGAATTTGGAAATATGGCTCTAACCCTAAATGAGAAGCTAAGAGACATTTCCTATCTGAGTAGTACCTGCATGGTGTATGCCTCCTTCACGGTTCACTGGGTCAAGCATCTTCGCGAACTACTTCCCATTTTTGACCGCGGTTACGAAGCAGGAATTGAATCAGGAGATCTTGCCTATGCTGGATACTGCTTGAATCGAAAGTCTTGGGCTATGCTCTGTAAAGGGGATTCTTTGGCAGAAGTCCTGGAGATCACACATAAGCAAGTCGACTTTATGGAAAAAAGCCAGGATACCAACTTTCTTGACGATGGAGTTATTAAGATACAGTTTTGCAAGGCACTTATGGGAAAGACATCAGATTTAACATCCCTTAGCGATGAAGGTTTCGACGAGACAGATATTGAGCGATTCACTACGCTAGTTAACTGCGATTTTCATATATTGAAGGGGCTTTTATTCTTCCTTTTTGGCACGCCAGATCGTGGCATTGATCATTCTGGTCAAGCTGGGTCTCAGAGTGACGCAATGATAGCCCTTGATGTCGTTTCGCTCCACAACTTTTTACATGGACTCCTTGCAGCGCAAATGTATGATTCATGTGATAGCTCACTAGAAAAGATGAAGTATCGATGGATATTGAACTCAAGCATCAAAAAAATCAGCGGATACTCGAAGGCTTGCTCAGAAAACCAAAAGCATAGGCTTTCCATACTTCAAGCTGAAAAGGCAAGAATAAGCCATCAATTTCGAGTTGCAGAAACTCTCTATGAGCAGGCTATAGACGAAGCACTGGAGCAGGGCTTCATTCATAATGCCGCCATATCTTGTGAACTGGCAGGTAAGTATTACAAGGTCTCAGGGCGAAAACGGATCTCTGCTATATTTATAAAAGAATCCCAATACCTCTATGGAAAATGGGGAGCCACCGCGAAAGTAGAGCACTTGAATCAAACGTATTCAGATATTTTATCCCACTCTCCGACAACGCTAAGTAATACTGCGATGCCTAGCCTAAAAGATACGAACGCCATTGAAGCCAGTTCGATTGATATGTCAACGATCGTGGACGCATCACGGGCTCTGTCACAGGAATTTGTACTACATAATCTGATCCGTAAAGTCATGAAGATCGTGCAAGAGAACGCTGGTGCAGAAAAAGCGATGCTCTTACTTTCTGGCTCAGACAATAAGGAGCTATTTGTTGAAGCCAAATATCAAAACAATGAAGATCTTAAGATTTTGGATTCGCAACCACTAGATCAAAGTAAGGACCTAGCCCAGGCCATAGTTCAATACGTGGCAAGATGTAGAGAAACGTTAATTCTATCTAATGCGACTAAGGAAGGTCGATTTGTAAATGACTCCTACCTACAAGAGCATCAGACGAAGTCCGTTTTCTGTATACCGATTGTGAATCAGGGCAATCTAATCGGAATACTCTATTTGGAAAACAATCTGATGGCTGACGCCTTTACGGATTCAAGAGTAGAAACTCTAAGTCTAATCTGTTCACAGATTGCAATTTCCATAGAAAACACCAGGCTATACAATGATTTGGAAGAGCGTATTAAAGCTAGAACGGAGGAAGTACTAGAGAAGTCAAGAGATATCAGATCGATCTTAGAGAACATCGATCAAGGTATTTTAACCTTCGGTCGGGATCTCATGATAAACAACGAATATTCGAAGTACCTAGAGTCTATTTTTCCAGGATCAGAGATTGTATCAAGGAATGTTCTAGATCTTCTCTTTAAAGACTCGACTGTGTCAGATGACATCATTTCCCAGACTAAGTCTGCAATCAAAGGAACGATCGGTAGCGATCTGTTCGCCTTCGATATTAATAGTCACATTTTACCCAGAAAGATCATCAAAAATGTAAACGACATCACAGAGATCCTTGAGCTGGATTGGCGTCCTATTACCAATAAACATGATTGCATCGAAAAAATCATGCTTGTCATAAGGGATATAACAGAAATTCAGGTATTAAAGGAGAAGGCTAAGGATCAAAGTGAAGAACTTGAGATCATAGGCCAGATTTTGAACTTGAAAGCGGAACGTTTCGATTCCTTTTGCGAGAACTCAAGTCGGATTGTTGATGAGTGTCGATCAGATGTGATTAGCAAATCAACCCCAGACCATCAGTTGGTTGAATCTGTGCTTCGGAGTATCCATACTATAAAGGGGAATGCTCGGATGCTAAACTTGAGCCACATTTCTGAAACGATTCATGTTGTTGAGGAGCATTATCAGAGTTCGAAGAAAAAAGCATTATCGATGTTACTAAGTGATCTAGAGCTGGTTGATAATTGGATTCAAAATTACAGGAGAATTGCTAAAGAGAAGATCGCAGTCTTCCGTAAAGAAGCGCCTGGAGACCAATTAGCGGCTTTGATCGATGAGGAAGTTAGGAAACTTTCAGCTTCGTTTAACTCCATTGAATCAAAAGCACAAGCGTTTGAAAGAATTTCGTCACTTAGGCAAGAGCAACTGGGGCAATCGTTTAAGAGTAAACTAATTGATATGATCTCAAGCCTTCCAGATATTGCAAAGGAATTGGCGAAAGAGCCTCCTTCTGTCAATCTAGACATTGATGAAAATATTATGCTCGATAGTCAATCTCAGAACCTTCTTGCAGATGTTATGATGCATTGCTTTAGAAACTCCCTCGATCACGGTATCGAGACGAAGGACGAAAGAAGAGCGCAAGGTAAGTGCCCTCAAGGTAGCATAGAAATTAAGGTTTCGAATAAGAGTGATTGCATCGAAATCACTTTCCAAGATGATGGGCGAGGTCTTCATTTAGGCCAGCTGAGGAAGACTGGAGAACGAGTAGGATTGAATGCCAGTGACCTAGCTGATGAAGATATTGCCGCGCTCATTTTCAGATCTGGAATCTCTACAGCTAAGCAGATCACTAATATTTCCGGGCGAGGCGTCGGCTTGGATGCGGTGAAGCATTTTCTAGTAAGCAATCATGGTGATATTAATATTTGTTTCACAGATGATGAAGTAGCTTCAGGCTTCAGATCTTTTAAGTTTGTAATTCATCTACCTAAAACATTTGGTAAGAAAATATCTTTACCATCAACTGCTTAG
- the kynB gene encoding arylformamidase: MIFDISPTVDENIAVWPGDVQFQRQWQCRIAEGSNMDLSALTSTVHVGAHGDAPSHFHRDGASIEQLDLEPYMGPCRVIAVEPPIGGLIRLEEIARQLEGNCPERLLFKTQSFPNPQIFNEDFVAFDPDLLDALGQRGVRLVGIDTPSVDPFSSKDLPAHQMLYKHDIRNLEGLVLSDVEAGDYELIALPLKLKGFDASPVRAVLRAF, translated from the coding sequence TTGATTTTTGATATTTCACCGACTGTAGACGAGAACATTGCTGTTTGGCCTGGGGATGTGCAATTCCAGCGTCAGTGGCAGTGTCGGATTGCTGAAGGATCGAATATGGATCTTTCCGCGCTGACTAGCACTGTCCATGTTGGAGCTCATGGCGATGCTCCGTCCCACTTCCATCGTGATGGTGCTAGCATTGAACAACTTGACTTAGAGCCCTACATGGGGCCGTGTCGGGTGATTGCTGTAGAACCGCCCATAGGAGGCCTAATTCGCCTTGAGGAGATCGCTCGCCAGCTTGAAGGCAATTGCCCCGAAAGGTTGCTTTTTAAAACCCAGAGCTTTCCAAACCCTCAGATCTTTAATGAAGACTTTGTAGCCTTTGATCCTGACTTGCTTGATGCCCTGGGGCAACGGGGTGTAAGGCTTGTGGGCATTGATACGCCCTCCGTGGATCCTTTTTCATCAAAGGACCTGCCTGCGCATCAGATGCTTTATAAACATGATATTCGAAATCTAGAAGGTCTCGTTCTTTCTGATGTTGAAGCGGGTGACTACGAACTTATTGCATTGCCATTGAAGTTGAAGGGCTTTGATGCTAGCCCGGTGAGGGCTGTTCTTAGAGCATTTTAA